The sequence below is a genomic window from Candidatus Methylacidiphilales bacterium.
AGCATGGCGTATTCGCCGCTGACCTGATAAACGAAAGTCGGCGCCCGGTAGGTTTCCTTGATGCGCCGGACGATGTCGAGGTAAGGCATGCCGGGTTTGATCATCACCATGTCTGCCCCCTCATCCAGGTCCAGTCCCACTTCCCACAAGGCCTCATCGCTGTTGGCGGGGTCCATCTGATAGGTATATTTGTTGCCCGCTCCCAGATTGGCAGCGGAGCCGACCGCATCGCGGAACGGCCCGTAAAAGCTCGAGGCATATTTGGCGGAATAGGCCAGAATCCGGGTATGGATATGGCCCCTACCGTCGAGCGCATTGCGCACGGCGCCGATGCGTCCGTCCATCATGTCCGAAGGGGCGACCACATCAGCGCCGGCCTCGGCGTGAGTGAGCGCCTGCTTTGCTAGCACCGCCACCGTTTCGTCATTCAAAACATAGCCGTTGGCGTCGATCAGTCCATCCTGGCCATGGCTGGTGTAGGGGTCGAGCGCAA
It includes:
- the hemB gene encoding porphobilinogen synthase, translated to RRLMRENQLTPADLIYPVFVLEGNNRSEAVSSMPGVVRQTLDQLLRQAEECSRLGIPALAIFPVIETPLKSLDAAEAYNPEGLVPRVVRTLKQHFPELGIITDIALDPYTSHGQDGLIDANGYVLNDETVAVLAKQALTHAEAGADVVAPSDMMDGRIGAVRNALDGRGHIHTRILAYSAKYASSFYGPFRDAVGSAANLGAGNKYTYQMDPANSDEALWEVGLDLDEGADMVMIKPGMPYLDIVRRIKETYRAPTFVYQVSGEYAMLKAAAQNGWLNEKACVLEALLAFKRAGADGILTYFALDAAKWLKDS